The window AGCAGCGACCTCGCGAGCCCGCGCGCCTCGTGGTGGCTGTCCTGGGTCAGCGGACCGTCCGGGGAGAAGCCGGGCCTGGCGGTGTCCAGCCGGTCACCGATCGCGCCGGACACCACCGCGGAGTGGACGTCGATGCGGGACAGGTACGTCGGACGGCCGCCGACGGCGGCGTCGATCTCCGAGCGGCTCGGTGGCCGTCGCTCCGGCCAGCCCGCGTCGTCCCAGCCGTGGCCCCATATCAGGCCGGCGTCGGAGGACGCGGCGTGGGCGCGCAGCAGGTCCAGCGCCTGGGTCAGGCTGCGGGCGCCCCGCAGGTCGAGACCGATCAACGCGAGCCCCGCGTCGGTGCAGTGCACGTGGGCGTCGACGAACGCGGGCGCGACGAAGAGCCCGTCCAGGTCGATCGTCTCGTCGATGTGGCCCGCCTGCTCGACCCCGGTGTCGGGGCCGATCCAGCTCACCACCCCGTCGGTGATCGCCAAGCAGGTGGCGGCGGGTTCGGCGGGGTTGTGGATGCGGCCGCCGCGCAGCAGTGTCGTGGTCATCGCCGTCCAGTGGAGCACGGACGGCGGCCCGCCCGGAACCCGGTCACCCCACGGCCGGCCGGGATCTGCCGCCGGTTCGGCAAAGGAACGGCAAAATCGCCAGCACATGGTGGGTGTGACCGACCCCGACACCCTCCTGCAGCGGGCGTGCGTCTGCGACGATGACCCGGTGAGTACTGCAACCACGCGCCTCGACGACCTCGACCACCCCCGCACGGAGGACGGTCTCACCGACGCGCAGGTCGCCGACCGCGTCGCCCGGGGGCTGCTCAACGTCACCGACCGCACCTCGACCCGGTCCGTCTGGGACATCGTCCGGACGAACGTCATGACGCGGTTCAACGCGATCCTCGGTGCGCTCTTCGTGCTCATCCTCATCGCCGGCAGCCCCGTCGACGGGTTGTTCGGCGTCGCGCTGATCGTCAACTCCGCCATCGGCATCGTCCAGGAGCTCGCCGCCAAGCGGAAGCTGGACCGGCTGGCGCTGCTCAACGCGCCCACCACCACCGTCGTCCGGGGCGGCCGGGTCTCCACCGTCCCCACCGGCGAGGTGGTCCTCGACGACCTCATCGAGCTGCGCGCCGGCGACCAGGTCCCCGCGGACGGGAAGCTGCTCACCAGCGCCGGGCTCGAGGTCGACGAGTCCAACCTGACCGGGGAGTCCGACGCGGTGCCGAAGGCCCCCGGTGACGAGTGCCTGTCCGGCACCACCGTGGTCGCCGGGGCCGGCCGGTTCCACGCCGCCGCGGTCGGCCCGGACGCCTACGCCAACCGGATCGCCGCCGAGGCCCGCAAGTTCACCCGCACCCGGTCGGAGATCCAGGACTCCATCAACACCCTGCTGAAGTACATCACCTGGGTCATCGTGATCGCGTTGCCGCTGCAGATCTGGTCGCAGTGGCGGACCATCGGCGACCAGGGCTGGCAGGAGGTCATCATCCGGTCGTCGGCCGGGCTGGTCGGGCTGGTGCCCGAGGGCCTGGTGCTGCTCACCTCGGTGGCGTTCCTGCTGGCGGCGGTCACGCTGACCAAGCAGCAGGTGCTGGTCCAGGAACTGCCGGCCGTCGAGGGCCTGGCCCGGGTGGACGTGGTGTGCCTGGACAAGACCGGCACGCTCACCGTCGGCGACATCGTCTACGAGGGGCTGGAGCACCTCGAACCCGAGCACGACGACGTCTACGTGCAGGCCGCGCTCGGCGCGCTGGCCGACGACCCCAACGCCAACGGCACCCTGGTCGCGGTGGCCGCCAAGCTCGCGGCACCCGAGGGCTGGCACCGCACCCAGACCGTGGCGTTCAACTCCGCCCGCAAGTGGTCGGCCGCGGAGTTCGAGGGGCACGGCTGCTGGGTCTTCGGGGCGCCGGACGTGCTGCTGGCCGCCGACGACCCCATCCGGGACCGGGTCCGGGAGCTGGCCGCCACCGGCCGGCGGGTCCTCGTCGCCGGGCAGACCCGGCACCCCCTCACCGGGCCGGTGCTGCCGGCCGGGCTGATCTGGAAGGCGCTGGTCATCCTGGGTGAGCAGGTCCGCCCGGACGCGGCCGAGACGTTGCGCTTCTTCGCCGACCAGGGCGTGGCCATCAAGGTGATCTCCGGCGACAACCCCGACACCGTCGCCGCCATCGCGCGCCGGGTGGGGCTGGACACCAGCCACGTCGTGGACGCCCGCACGATCGGCGAGGACGCCGAGGAGCTGCGCGAGGTCGCCGAGCGGACCACCGTCTTCGGCCGGGTGTCGCCGCTGCAGAAGCGGATGCTGGTGCAGGCGCTGCAGAAGAACGGACACGTCGTCGCGATGACCGGTGACGGCGTCAACGACGCGCTGGCCCTCAAGGACGCCGACATCGGGGTGGCCATGGGCAACGGTGCCCAGGCGACCAAGGCGGTGGCCCAGCTGGTCCTGCTGGACGGCAGGTTCTCGCACCTGCCGAGCGTGCTCGCCGAGGGCCGCCGGGTGATCGGCAACGTCGAGCGGGTGGCCAACCTGTTCGTGGCCAAGAACGTGATGAGCCTGATCGCCATCGTCAGTGCCGCGGTGTTCTTCCTGCCGTTCCCGTTCCTCCCCCGACATCTCACGCTGGTCTCCACGGTGACGATCGGCATCCCCGCGTTCTTCCTGGCGCTGGGCCCGAACAAGCGCCGCTACGTCCCCGGCTTCCTCACCCGGGTCCTGCGGTTCGCCGTGCCCGTCGGCGTCATCGCCGGCGTCTCGGTGATCGTCGCGTACCTCATCACCCACGGCAGCTTCCCGGGCCGCGACGGACAGGAGCAGACCGGCACCGCCGCCACTCTGGCGCTGGTGGTGGTGTTCCTGTGGATCCTGATCTGCCTGGCCCGCCCGTTCGTGCTGTGGAAGGCGCTGCTCATCGGCGCGATGATCGGCATCGTGCTGCTGGCGTTCCTGCTGCCCGCCGGCCGCGACTTCTTCAACTTCTCGCTGACCGGTGAGTTCACCGGATGGGCCCTGGCCGTCGGCGCCGTCGGCGCAGTGCTGGTGGAGATCGTCTACCGGACCTTCGGGAAGCCGCAGGCGTCGGTGCACTGAACACGTCGCCACCGCGGTACCGGTGCGACGAGCGGGCCGGGTAGGTAAAGATGAACCCATGAGCGGAATCTTTGCCCTACTCGACGACGTCGCGGCGTTCGTCAAACTGACGGCGTCGTCGCTGGACGACATCGCGGCCGGCGCCGGCCGGGCGAGCGTCAAGGCCGCCGGTGTCGTCGTCGACGACGCTGCGGTGACTCCGCGCTATGTCCAGGGCCTCAAGCCCGAGCGGGAGCTGTCGATCATCTGGCGGATCGCCAAAGGATCGCTGCGCAACAAGTTGTTGATCATCCTGCCGGTGGCGCTGCTGCTGAGTCAGTTCGCGCCGTTCCTGCTCACCCCGATCCTGATGGTCGGCGGCACCTACCTCTGTTACGAGGGTGCCGAGAAGCTGTGGGAGAAGTTCTCCGGGCACGAGGCGAAGGCGCAGGACCCCACCGAGGCCGCCGGCGGTGAGCCGGTCGACCACGAGAAGCAGGTGGTGTCGGCTGCCACCCGGACCGACTTCATCCTGTCCGCGGAGATCATGGTCATCGCGCTCAACGAGGTCGCCGATCAGGGGCTGGTGGCGCGGGCGCTCATCCTCATCGTGGTGGCCATCCTGATCACGGCGCTGGTGTACGGCGCCGTCGGGCTCATCGTCAAGATGGACGACGCCGGCCTGGCGCTGGCCAAGCGCGACGGCAAGGCCGTGGCCGGCTTCGGACGCGGCCTGGTCAAGGCCATGCCCATCGTGCTGTCGGTGCTGTCGTGGGTGGGCATGGTGGCCATGCTGTGGGTGGGCGGCCACATCCTGCTCGTCGGCGCCGACGAACTCGGCCTGCACGCGCCCTACGAACTGGTCCACCACCTGGAGGTGGCCGTGCACGACGCCACCGGCGGTCTCGGTGCGGTGCTCGGCTGGATCACCAACACGTTCTTCTCCGCCGTGCTGGGCATCATCGTCGGCGCGATCATCGTGACCCTGCTGCACGTCCTGCCGATCGGCAAGAAGGCCGGTCACGACGGAGCGGACGCCGCGGCCCACTGAGGCCGCAAGGCTGCGCGCAGCACAGCACCGCGCCGGACTGTGGGGTCCCCCGGCGACGACCCGGCGACGACCGCGCGGCCGCGCCGCCTGCCGGGGTCGGGAATCGGGGCCGACGCTCAGGCCTGGGACGCCACCAGCGGCGGCCGGTCCTCGAACGGGGTCGACAGCACCACCGTGGTGCGGGTGGACACGTTGGCGGCGGCCCGGATCTGGGCCAGCAACGCCTCCAGCGCACTCGGGGTGGGCACCCGCACCTTGAGGATGTAGGACTCCACCCCGGCGACGGAGTAGCACGCCTCCACCTGACGCAGGTGCGCGATGCGGCTCGGGTAGTCGTCGGCGGCGGCGGGGTCGATCGGCGTCAGCGACACGAACGCCGTGAGTGGCAGCCCGATCTCCTCGCCCCCGATGCGGGCGGCGTAGCCCCTGATGACGCCACGCTGCTCCAGCCGGCGCACCCGCTGGTGCACCGCCGACACCGACAGGCCGACCCGCTCGGCCAGGTCGGTGTAGGAGCACCGGCCGTCGGCCGCCAGCTCGTTCGCGATCCGCGCGTCGATGTCCTCGAGCATGTTCGTCTCTTCCACTCGGCCGCACGGAGGCGGTGACATCCGTTCCCCGCCACCGGGTCCGGGGGGCGGTCACTACGGGCGCGCGGACCGGGATCCGCGCGCACTACACGACGGTGAGGTCGCGGGTGCAGTTGTTGACGCGGCGCGGGCCGGCCTCGGTGGCCACCACGATGTCCTCGATGCGGATCCCGAAACGGCCGGGGAGGTAGATGCCGGGCTCGACCGAGAACGCCATCCCGGCGGCCAGCGGCCGGCTGTTGCCGGCCACCATGTACGGCTCCTCGTGGACCTCGAGACCGATGCCGTGGCCGGTCCTGGTGATGAAGAACTCGCCGTAACCCGCATCGACGACGACCCGGCGCGCCGCGGCGTCCACCGACTCGCAGGTCGCCCCGAGCACCGCCGCGTCGACGCCGGCCTGCTGGGCGCGCTGCACGACGTCGTAGACGGCGGCGAACTCCGGGTCCGGCTCGCCGACCACCTGATAGGTGCGGGTGCAGTCGGAGAAGTACCCACCGCGGTGCGGTCCGCCGATGTCGATGACGACGACGTCACCGGCCTGCACCACCCGGTCGGACGCCTCGTGATGCGGGCTGGCCCCGTTCGGCCCGGATCCGACGATGACGAAATCGGCCCGCTGGTGCCCCTCCGCGCGGATGGCGGCGGCGATGTCGGCGGCGATCTCGTGCTCCGTGCGGCCGGGTCGCAACCACTCGCCGATGCGCTCCTGCACCCGGTCGATCGCCGCTCCGGCCGCGGCGAGCTCCTCGATCTCGGCGGCGGACTTGCGCACCCGCAGCGCGGCGACGGCCTCTCCGGCCAGCGACAGCTCCGAGCCGGGGACCGCGTCCCGCAGGTGCAGGGCGTGCCCGGCGGGCATGTGGTCGCCGACGGCGATCCGGGCGGTGCCGGCCGGCAGCAGGTCGGCCACCAGCGCGTAGGGGTCCTGCCCGTCGAGCCAGGTGGCGATCCGGACGGCGTCCTCGGCGGCGGTGCCGGCCCAGCCGAGCCGCTCCAGCTGCGGCACGAGCAGCGTCGGGCTGCCGGCGATCGGCACCACGAGGCAGCTCAGCCGCTCGTGGGAGGCGACGGAGTGGCCGAGCAGGTACTCGACGTCGGGTCCGGGCGTCAGCACCGCGACCTCCGCGCCGCGCTCCTTGACGTGCGTCCGGAGCCGGTCGAGACGGTCGGCGTACGGCAGGGTGTCGGTCGGCATGGGGATCACCCTAACCGGCGCCGCGCGGCACCCGGGTGACCTGGCGCGGTGGCCGTGACGTCCCGCACCGGGTCGACGGCGTCGACCGGGATAGCGTGCAGCCATGCTGCAGCTCCTGGACCTCGCCGGCATCTACTTCCGCGCGTTCTTCGCGGTACCGGGGTCGGTGAGATCACCCGACGGCATGCCGGTGAACGCCGTGCGCGGGTCGCTGGACATCATCCGGCGGGTGGCCGAGGACGGCCGGCCCACCCACCTCGTCGCCTGCCTGGACCTGGACTGGCGGCCGGCGTTCCGGGTCGCGGCGATCCCGTCGTACAAGACGCACCGGGTGCTGACCAGCGCGCCACCCGTGCGCGGCGTCGCCCAGGAGGTGGTGCCGGACGAGCTGTCCCCCCAGGTGCCGGTCCTGCTGGACATTCTTGGGGCGATGGGCATCGCGCTGGCCGGCGCCGAGGGCTACGAGGCCGACGACGTCATCGGCACCCTCGCCGAGCACCGCAGCCGCCCGGTCGAGGTCGTCACCGGCGACCGCGACCTGATGCAGCTGGCCACCGACGACGAACCCCCGGTGCGGCTGCGCTACATCGGCGCGGGCATGGCGAAGACCGAGGTGCTCACCGGGGCGGCGGTCGCGGCCAAGTACGGCATCCCGGCGGCCGGTTACGCCGACTTCGCCGCGCTCCGCGGCGATCCCTCCGACGGCCTGCCCGGGGTGCCCGGGGTCGGCGACAAGACCGCGGCGTCGCTGATCGCCCGCTTCGGCACCCTGGAGGGGCTCGTCGCGGCCGTCGCCGACCCGACGTCCGGGCTGACCGCGTCGATGCGGCACAAGCTCACGCCGTCGCTGGAGTACCTGGAGGCGGCCAAGACCGTCGTCCGGGTGGCACGGGACACCACGGTCATCCTCGACCGCCCGGACCCGGTCGTCCCGGCGGCGGCCGCGGACCCGGAGCGGCTCGCCGGGCTGGCCGCCCGCTACGGGGTCGTCAACAGCGTCGACCGACTGGGCCGGACCCTCACCGAGCTCGCCGGCTGACCGCGGTCCGGGATCGGTCACCGACCACGACAACGCCCCCGCTGCAAGACTTCTCAGCGGGGGCGTCGGGTACGTCGGCAGGTCAGCGCGGCAGACCCACGGTGTAGTTGCCCTTCTCGGCGTCGCTCTTCTCGTCACCGGTGACGGTGATGGTGACCCGCTTGGCCTCACCGGCGATGTCGACGGTGCAGTCGAACGTGGTGCCCTTGACGACCGACTGGTCGGCGGGGCACGAGACGTTCTCGACGTCCTCCAGGCCGTACCCGTCGGGGCTCGCCGACGTCAGGATGGTGCGCACGCCGTTCTGCACGGCGTCGGCGTTGAACGTCTCCTTGTTGAGGAAGCCGGGCCACAGGAACGCGGCGACCGCGGCCAACGCGATCACCACCGCGGCGATCGCGGCGATGATGATCGGGGTCCGGCTGCCGCCGGACTTCTCCGCCGGCTGCGAACCGTACGGCTGCGCCGACTGACCGTAGGCGGGCTGCTGACCGTACGGGGTCGCGGCGGCCGCGGCGCCGTACGCGGGCTGCTGCCCGTAGCCCGCCTGCTGCCCGTACCCCTGCTGGCCGTACCCTTGCTGGCCGTAGCCCGGCTGCCCGTAGGCGGGCTGCTGTCCGTATCCGGTGTTCGGGCCGCTGCTCTGCCCGTAGCCGCCGGCGTAGCCCTGCGGGTTCGGGTCGTACCCACCGGTCTGCGGGGACTGGCCGTACCCGCCCGGGGAAGTGCCGTACTGGCCCGGGACGGCCGGCTGCACGGTGGTGGGGTGGCCCCCCGACGCGTCCTGGTTCCAGCCCTGCGGGCCGTACCCGGACGGCTGACCCTGCCCCGACGCGGCGGAGTCGCCACCGTAGGCGGCCTGGGAGCCGGTGGTCGGCTGCTGGCCGTAGCCACCGGCGGCGGGCTGCGCCCCGGTCCCGGTGTCCTGTGTGCCGTAGCCCGACGGCCCGCCGTAGGACGGCTGCTGACCGTAGGACGGTT is drawn from Nakamurella deserti and contains these coding sequences:
- a CDS encoding cation-translocating P-type ATPase is translated as MSTATTRLDDLDHPRTEDGLTDAQVADRVARGLLNVTDRTSTRSVWDIVRTNVMTRFNAILGALFVLILIAGSPVDGLFGVALIVNSAIGIVQELAAKRKLDRLALLNAPTTTVVRGGRVSTVPTGEVVLDDLIELRAGDQVPADGKLLTSAGLEVDESNLTGESDAVPKAPGDECLSGTTVVAGAGRFHAAAVGPDAYANRIAAEARKFTRTRSEIQDSINTLLKYITWVIVIALPLQIWSQWRTIGDQGWQEVIIRSSAGLVGLVPEGLVLLTSVAFLLAAVTLTKQQVLVQELPAVEGLARVDVVCLDKTGTLTVGDIVYEGLEHLEPEHDDVYVQAALGALADDPNANGTLVAVAAKLAAPEGWHRTQTVAFNSARKWSAAEFEGHGCWVFGAPDVLLAADDPIRDRVRELAATGRRVLVAGQTRHPLTGPVLPAGLIWKALVILGEQVRPDAAETLRFFADQGVAIKVISGDNPDTVAAIARRVGLDTSHVVDARTIGEDAEELREVAERTTVFGRVSPLQKRMLVQALQKNGHVVAMTGDGVNDALALKDADIGVAMGNGAQATKAVAQLVLLDGRFSHLPSVLAEGRRVIGNVERVANLFVAKNVMSLIAIVSAAVFFLPFPFLPRHLTLVSTVTIGIPAFFLALGPNKRRYVPGFLTRVLRFAVPVGVIAGVSVIVAYLITHGSFPGRDGQEQTGTAATLALVVVFLWILICLARPFVLWKALLIGAMIGIVLLAFLLPAGRDFFNFSLTGEFTGWALAVGAVGAVLVEIVYRTFGKPQASVH
- a CDS encoding DUF808 domain-containing protein; the encoded protein is MSGIFALLDDVAAFVKLTASSLDDIAAGAGRASVKAAGVVVDDAAVTPRYVQGLKPERELSIIWRIAKGSLRNKLLIILPVALLLSQFAPFLLTPILMVGGTYLCYEGAEKLWEKFSGHEAKAQDPTEAAGGEPVDHEKQVVSAATRTDFILSAEIMVIALNEVADQGLVARALILIVVAILITALVYGAVGLIVKMDDAGLALAKRDGKAVAGFGRGLVKAMPIVLSVLSWVGMVAMLWVGGHILLVGADELGLHAPYELVHHLEVAVHDATGGLGAVLGWITNTFFSAVLGIIVGAIIVTLLHVLPIGKKAGHDGADAAAH
- a CDS encoding Lrp/AsnC family transcriptional regulator, encoding MLEDIDARIANELAADGRCSYTDLAERVGLSVSAVHQRVRRLEQRGVIRGYAARIGGEEIGLPLTAFVSLTPIDPAAADDYPSRIAHLRQVEACYSVAGVESYILKVRVPTPSALEALLAQIRAAANVSTRTTVVLSTPFEDRPPLVASQA
- a CDS encoding M24 family metallopeptidase, whose translation is MPTDTLPYADRLDRLRTHVKERGAEVAVLTPGPDVEYLLGHSVASHERLSCLVVPIAGSPTLLVPQLERLGWAGTAAEDAVRIATWLDGQDPYALVADLLPAGTARIAVGDHMPAGHALHLRDAVPGSELSLAGEAVAALRVRKSAAEIEELAAAGAAIDRVQERIGEWLRPGRTEHEIAADIAAAIRAEGHQRADFVIVGSGPNGASPHHEASDRVVQAGDVVVIDIGGPHRGGYFSDCTRTYQVVGEPDPEFAAVYDVVQRAQQAGVDAAVLGATCESVDAAARRVVVDAGYGEFFITRTGHGIGLEVHEEPYMVAGNSRPLAAGMAFSVEPGIYLPGRFGIRIEDIVVATEAGPRRVNNCTRDLTVV
- a CDS encoding 5'-3' exonuclease — encoded protein: MLQLLDLAGIYFRAFFAVPGSVRSPDGMPVNAVRGSLDIIRRVAEDGRPTHLVACLDLDWRPAFRVAAIPSYKTHRVLTSAPPVRGVAQEVVPDELSPQVPVLLDILGAMGIALAGAEGYEADDVIGTLAEHRSRPVEVVTGDRDLMQLATDDEPPVRLRYIGAGMAKTEVLTGAAVAAKYGIPAAGYADFAALRGDPSDGLPGVPGVGDKTAASLIARFGTLEGLVAAVADPTSGLTASMRHKLTPSLEYLEAAKTVVRVARDTTVILDRPDPVVPAAAADPERLAGLAARYGVVNSVDRLGRTLTELAG
- a CDS encoding DUF4333 domain-containing protein, with product MSTPHDPGRSGSGQESDGTQQWTPPPTGGDDARADQPTGGQPAAPQYGGTPEAGAPPAPQYGSGDQGWGQPGSGQGTDQQDWRAPTEQGRSSYGQQPTYGQGQPSYGQQPSYGGPSGYGTQDTGTGAQPAAGGYGQQPTTGSQAAYGGDSAASGQGQPSGYGPQGWNQDASGGHPTTVQPAVPGQYGTSPGGYGQSPQTGGYDPNPQGYAGGYGQSSGPNTGYGQQPAYGQPGYGQQGYGQQGYGQQAGYGQQPAYGAAAAATPYGQQPAYGQSAQPYGSQPAEKSGGSRTPIIIAAIAAVVIALAAVAAFLWPGFLNKETFNADAVQNGVRTILTSASPDGYGLEDVENVSCPADQSVVKGTTFDCTVDIAGEAKRVTITVTGDEKSDAEKGNYTVGLPR